One genomic window of Plasmodium coatneyi strain Hackeri chromosome 12, complete sequence includes the following:
- a CDS encoding Microfibril-associated protein-like protein, with amino-acid sequence MSSVNELLNYFVVNDDKDDVAKGGEGAKSRAEQLERDRQKENEKAIVRRYFPGKKPHYAKNAKEDDDEEDDDDEEEDTLLPRNDALTEYLQKQGHAQRRGDTDREPGSDLPRNRGHVDSRYERLKNKSKLIEKGERIKGDERERITRRVREVKVINHPEEVKEEEPPKSLAGEGEDADNYEKYFPVGQEEQEHDTEEEEAGCDDEDESSNSSDDESDDQTDDENYMNGEDGSAPMKHEYVFKTKRKTLLETFEKEQSEKQLLKDEETEKKKIELEKKEKAIEETIHNDIMIEQMKNQENNLFSSDENFDNDDDDEGEPNEEEYQLWKLRHLNRLKRDELDRRKHELVQEEISERRKMTDREIMEQNKSLPHKEKKKKKKMLFMQKYYHRGGFFQDLFEEGKEEIYTRDYNEPVYEDKVDKENLPKVLRVRRGNFGKQGQTKYTHLLDNDTSRKDSLWANRDLEDRRARRKEDLFDRPTYRKG; translated from the exons atgagTTCTGTGAATGAACTATTAAACTACTTTGTGGTAAATGACGATAAGGACGATGTGGCCAAGGGAGGAGAGGGAGCCAAGTCACGGGCCGAGCAGCTGGAGAGGGACAgacagaaggaaaatgagaagGCCATCGTGCGGAGGTACTTTCCCGGAAAG AAACCCCACTACGCGAAAAACGCCAAGGAGGATGATGACGAAGaagatgacgatgatgaagaggaggacaCCCTCCTCCCGCGTAACGATGCCCTGACggaatatttacaaaaacagGGCCACGCACAAAGGAGAGGCGATACGGATAGGGAGCCTGGGAGTGACCTTCCCCGTAACCGTGGCCATGTAGACTCCAGATATGAGAGActcaaaaataaaagtaagcTGATCGAAAAAGGAGAAC GCATCAAGGGAGACGAACGGGAAAGAATCACCAGACGGGTTCGAGAAGTGAAGGTTATTAACCACCCGGAGgaggtgaaggaagaagagccCCCAAAATCGCTAGcaggggaaggagaagatgCAGACAACTATGAGAAGTACTTTCCCGTAGGacaggaagaacaggagcaTGAtacggaggaagaagaagccgGTTGTGACGATGAGGACGAATCTAGCAACTCTTCTGATGATGAATCAGATGACCAAACAGACGATGAAAACTACATGAACGGAGAGGACGGAAGCGCTCCGATGAAACACGAGTACGTGTTTAAAACGAAAAGAAAGACTCTCCTGGAGACGTTCGAAAAGGAGCAAAGCGAAAAACAGCTGTTAAAAGATGAGGaaaccgaaaaaaaaaaaattgaactggagaaaaaggaaaaggcaatAGAGGAAACCATACACAACGATATAATGAttgaacaaatgaagaatCAGGAAAATAACTTGTTCTCGTCTGATGAAAATTTCGACAACGACGACGATGATGAAGGGGaaccaaatgaagaagagtACCAACTGTGGAAGCTTCGTCACCTGAACAGACTAAAGAGAGACGAACTGGACAGGAGAAAGCATGAACTTGTACAGGAAGAAATTAgcgaaaggaggaaaatgacaGATAGGGAGAtaatggaacaaaataaatcgCTTCCACataaagagaagaagaagaaaaagaaaatgctgTTTATGCAAAAGTATTACCACAGGGGAGGATTCTTTCAGGACCTCTTTGAAGAAggcaaggaagaaatttacaCTCGTGATTACAACGAGCCAGTGTATGAGGACAAAGTCGACAAGGAGAATTTGCCCAAAGTGCTTCGCGTCAGGAGGGGCAATTTCGGCAAGCAGGGCCAAACAAAATACACCCACTTGCTCGACAACGACACCTCCAGGAAGGACTCCCTATGGGCGAACCGCGATCTGGAGGACCGCCGCGCCAGGCGGAAGGAGGACCTGTTCGATCGCCCAACCTACAGGAAGGGATAG
- a CDS encoding Asparagine synthase yields MNNFLVRVHTDDDQIRDELHNQFAQNFVSGDPPKEAPHESEKWEEAPRYVLTEHYVDTYLTPFLIRSDEEGDPYNCVVCQLDVRFGKRGLVTCNDVTTSNHVTTPKGDARSDERTLLVQLCGSHIYFENMQEEGFHVKTNQRGKKFREYKIKNRDVLLLHGSCNYTDVKGLYNYIRKNKQDLESALNKLEGSFFLLYIDYSDEQANIYFCNDAWGMKSVMFFYEQSSVLLTNSYGLFIHHHFNFTKGDGINYLFDNSSVDGELNLVHHDGVFRTDDEVLPKWSGSPRRGSQQEQGNIPPQSIINDKVGTQISPYHIYSVNIFEKGKITLNKITKRNSIYTKYTDWSNDHLSVEENFHRICNFVEGIYFTHSGYREEWALLKRTIQESVKHYIHGDADKRRDAQTMLNNCFVQTYMKLLRGVIERKIEEVFPNTEDQSEVGKNHLNGAGENEKFTENFMQNVPFRVECNQREGKDKSVGILFSGGIDSTLLALTTIRSYFSRYTDGYVELVNVCFDDNAVDRYTSLISYEQIVKLHPEHDIRLVFVDVSAEDLLKYERIIFSLMSPNSTTMDFNISAAFFFANLGRGVLFPRSFFQRPEWAYIKGRASPALNVPNGNGAEATFTESTVIDATVIKATGTDATVAKSKCRVCQFVMSSKCVHRCCSVCCRKLRYVYRRELSQGASSQTPSQTPRSGDIYQIEHDANKGDKSLYLIVKKKKVLINFELFAECAAHKERMYDYELIDSLFRDFNRELGKRELHEEEECNIEQAQPNGNAPSRVDMLRDTRHSNFIDQFVAKHAENDPQKFEQIKRLFYVKSKKKGHHGTSVDDQKKEKLFIDVDESPQKEETLNYLKRDLYQSCTASHSIAEEGSYECKHHLLIIGSGADELFGGYYRQNNRQPAKRESKQKTHFKKNEMIKDVRRIWMRNLYRDDRILCFTSFSDKVLFYPYLDMNLVDFLFSVSFYMIEAPLGGLAQTQGEPSFPKSVAKGEPSNVGCLSVNLDECSSIYEFIRTHKVSKWVLRMGLFFSHCKELMLFKKKAIQFGSKSKNVQMYMREWISREAGKLTGGEIPMGEIPVGDTHASSEWVLPSDKKKGTDRYTLLS; encoded by the coding sequence ATGAACAACTTCCTGGTAAGGGTCCACACGGACGACGACCAAATAAGGGATGAACTTCACAACCAATTCGCGCAGAACTTTGTTTCGGGGGATCCCCCCAAAGAGGCGCCACACGAATCTGAAAAATGGGAGGAAGCGCCAAGGTATGTTCTCACGGAGCATTACGTGGACACGTATTTAACTCCGTTTCTGATTAGAAGTGATGAGGAGGGGGATCCGTATAACTGCGTGGTTTGTCAGCTGGACGTGCGGTTCGGCAAGAGAGGGTTGGTTACTTGTAACGATGTCACCACGTCAAATCATGTGACCACCCCTAAGGGTGACGCCAGGAGTGATGAACGAACGCTGCTGGTGCAGCTGTGCGGGTCCCACATCTACTTCGAAAACATGCAAGAGGAGGGATTCCACGTGAAGACAAATCAGCGGGGGAAGAAGTTCCGAgagtacaaaataaaaaacagagATGTACTCCTCCTTCACGGTAGTTGCAACTACACCGACGTGAAAGGGTTATATAACTATATTAGAAAGAACAAACAGGACTTGGAAAGCGCACTCAACAAACTGGAAGGaagtttcttcctcctctataTTGACTATTCAGACGAACAGGCAAACATATACTTTTGTAATGACGCCTGGGGAATGAAGTCTGTCATGTTCTTCTACGAGCAGTCCTCCGTCTTGTTAACAAATTCGTATGGACTTTTCATTCACcaccattttaattttaccaAAGGGGATGGGATCAATTACCTGTTCGACAATTCATCTGTCGACGGAGAACTGAACTTGGTTCACCATGATGGGGTGTTCCGAACAGACGATGAGGTTCTCCCTAAGTGGAGTGGATCTCCCAGAAGGGGTAGTCAACAGGAACAAGGAAATATCCCCCCCCAAAGTATCATAAACGATAAGGTAGGAACACAGATAAGCCCCTACCACATTTACAGCGTGAACATATtcgaaaaaggcaaaataaCGTTAAATAAGATCACTAAAAGGAATAGCATCTACACCAAGTATACCGACTGGAGTAACGATCACCTCTCcgtggaagaaaattttcatcGCATTTGCAACTTTGTTGAGGGGATTTACTTCACACACAGTGGGTATAGGGAGGAGTGGGCTCTCCTAAAACGCACCATTCAGGAATCGGTGAAGCATTATATTCATGGGGACGCAGACAAACGGAGGGACGCACAAACCATGCTAAACAACTGTTTTGTCCAAACGTATATGAAGTTGTTAAGAGGAGTCATTGAGAGGAAAATCGAGGAAGTTTTTCCCAATACGGAAGATCAATCTGAAGTAGGGAAAAATCACCTGAACGGTGCaggtgaaaatgaaaaatttacagaAAATTTTATGCAAAATGTTCCCTTCAGAGTTGAATGTAACCAACGTGAGGGGAAAGACAAATCGGTGGGGATCCTCTTCTCGGGAGGGATAGACTCAACCCTGCTGGCGTTAACGACGATAAGATCCTACTTCAGTCGGTATACAGATGGGTATGTTGAACTGGTAAACGTGTGCTTCGACGACAATGCGGTCGATAGGTACACCTCACTAATTTCGTATGAACAAATTGTAAAGCTTCACCCCGAACACGATATCAGGTTAGTGTTTGTTGACGTCTCCGCAGAGGACCTACTCAAATACGAgaggattattttttcattgaTGTCCCCCAATAGCACTACCATGGATTTCAACATAtctgctgcttttttttttgccaatttgGGGAGGGGCGTTCTTTTTCCGCGTTCCTTTTTCCAGCGCCCCGAGTGGGCCTACATAAAGGGGCGCGCCTCTCCCGCGCTGAACGTGCCAAACGGAAACGGGGCAGAAGCAACTTTCACAGAATCTACCGTGATAGATGCGACCGTGATAAAGGCAACCGGGACAGACGCAACCGTGGCAAAGTCCAAATGCAGAGTGTGCCAATTTGTCATGAGCAGCAAGTGCGTGCACAGGTGCTGCTCCGTCTGCTGCAGAAAGCTGAGGTACGTCTACCGGAGGGAACTTTCCCAGGGGGCGTCATCACAGACGCCATCGCAGACGCCACGGAGTGGGGACATCTACCAAATAGAGCACGACGCAAATAAGGGAGATAAATCCCTTTACCTTattgtgaagaagaaaaaggtccTAATTAACTTTGAGCTGTTTGCTGAGTGCGCCGCACATAAGGAGAGGATGTACGATTATGAGCTGATAGATTCGCTGTTTAGAGACTTCAACAGGGAACTTGGCAAGAGGGAGCTCcacgaagaagaggaatgcAACATCGAGCAGGCACAACCAAACGGCAATGCACCTTCCCGCGTCGACATGCTTAGAGATACGCGCCATAGCAACTTCATAGACCAGTTTGTTGCCAAACACGCGGAAAACGACCCgcaaaaatttgaacaaataaaaaggctCTTTTACGTAAAGTCGAAAAAGAAGGGACATCATGGAACCAGTGTGGATGaccaaaagaaggaaaaactctTCATAGATGTAGATGAGTCTCCCCAGAAAGAGGAGACACTGAACTACCTGAAGAGGGACCTATACCAAAGTTGCACTGCCTCCCACTCTATAGCAGAGGAAGGTTCGTATGAGTGTAAGCACCACCTGCTAATCATAGGTAGTGGAGCAGATGAGCTGTTTGGAGGCTACTACCGCCAGAACAACAGACAACCGGCAAAAAGAGAATCCAAACAGAAAACACATTTcaagaaaaacgaaatgatAAAGGATGTGAGAAGAATCTGGATGAGAAATCTGTACCGAGATGATCGTATATTATGTTTTACTAGTTTTTCTGATAAGGTCCTTTTTTATCCCTACTTGGATATGAACCTGGTGGATTTCCTCTTTTCGGTGTCATTTTACATGATAGAGGCTCCCCTTGGGGGGTTGGCACAGACGCAAGgagaaccttcctttccgAAAAGTGTagcaaaaggggaacccTCCAACGTGGGATGCCTATCCGTAAATCTCGACGAATGTTCCAGCATCTATGAATTTATTAGAACCCACAAAGTTAGCAAGTGGGTTCTACGCATGGGACTCTTTTTCTCACACTGCAAGGAGTTGATGCTCTTCAAAAAGAAGGCTATTCAGTTTGGTTCTAAATCGAAGAACGTGCAGATGTACATGCGGGAGTGGATCTCCCGTGAGGCAGGCAAGCTCACAGGTGGGGAAATTCCCATGGGGGAAATTCCCGTGGGGGACACGCATGCTTCTTCCGAATGGGTCCTCCCtagtgacaaaaaaaaggggacagaCAGGTACACCCTCCTGTCCTGA